The DNA sequence gatctcattcatttcaatggaaaccgggcgacttccggcgacacgagcgaaagtgaccgttggcgaccgtatgggtGTGTCCAGCGgcgcgagaaagttaagaaaagtttaactttatgcaaatgtcgagcgactttcgggagcgactaccaataagaacaaagcagtggagttcacgtcatccttctctcgtcagttactggcgtggtactcatttgtttatgacaagcagatttagaaagagacaagcgacacacagcgataacatGCGGCGTAAATACGTGCAATAATGTGTCAAAATTAAGTACTCTATACAATATAGAGCTGTTGTAGATTTATGCCCTTCACAATTAAGTTATGATCATGAAAGATATTATCAGTTACATGTTTCTGTGTTTCTGTAATGTAACTAGAAATGTAACATAGTTATTGGAAAAAAATACCTTGAGgattataataaaaaacaaaaaaactgattCATGAATCATTTCCACATTGGCTTTATTTGATTTCTGCACTTTCCAGCAAACTGTCCTGTTCCTAACACATAGCACTTTCATGTTGAGATGACATCATGATTTGGGAATTATATCCCTTGTTTAATCCCTCCATGTCTGGCACCGGCAGTTATTTTGAGGGTTGGCCCAATGTTGATGTTTTGCCAAAGGTAGAAGTATATTTAGTTATCTTGTTAGCTGTAATACTTTGAAATAAACCAATCATCATAGGCATCTTGTCCAATGAATTACAAGTTGCTACATTTGTATTTAATCTTTAGCCTATCATGAGTACAATATAGACATGTTGGGGTCCCATAGGAAGTATTCTgctattacatttaaataagtCACTTTAACTATCCAATTCACTTAAGCTTTACAGTAATAAAGTGAAGATCGTATTCTggaccatttttggttcccaaaggACCATTCAGACTTTAAAAAGCTCAtgcttttaaaagaaaaaatgtctttctATAAGATTCTTGCAGAATCTTTCTGTTTTACAAAAGTTATTTGTAGTGGAAAAATTTTATTAGACTATGAAAAGATATGGAAAGAAAGGGTTGATCTATGGCAGTGCTGCTGTCTGACTCAGAGCAGAATGTTTTGCATACATTGTGGAGGAAAGgagccagagagagagagagagagagagagagagagagagagagagagagaaagagagagagaccatcAGTGATGCAGGAGTTCATATATTATAGtttcattatcataattcctcatagtctgtaagttaactcaTGTTAggattgcattgtgagcgaatctttcaaacatggtaaggagcgtcacatttccggctgacatcagagatattcaggccaatcacaacgtacagattaactggccaatcagggacacattacttttcagatcgatgagttttgtacaaaatcgagcgtttgaggaaagcaggAAATCTGCAGCTATACAAAAATTTACAGTACGtggaaaaattttttttaaccataaaccacgtgaacacgttgtattataccaaatacacaaaataatgctgttttttggcaatgaaataggtgctctttaaatatattttcaatatttttaataataaaattaaaattaagtttaataTCTCAAACTTGTAAAATGGCAGGTGGGGACACTGTCAATAAAAATGAGCAGTACAAATGTTAAAATGCACTCTAAAATGTCGGTTAATTTTGATCCATAATGGGCAAAGActggacagaacacatattGGGTTAaaattgggtaatttttaacctaGCATGTGTTCCGTCCAATATTTACcaattatgggtcaaaattaattattaaaaattaagaattaaaaaTGATACTTTGGtattattttatgtttgctaATTATTTAGCTAACAGTAGTTTTATACATACAAGATGTAGTTGTCTATAATTGTTGTtatacctttttaaaaagttatcGTTCTTACATTTTCTCAAATGTTAGTTTTGTGGAAAAGTTGTTTAACACTTTCAAACTATTTTCAGgattatcattttaaatgtcactatcaaataaacaaacaatcagaTTGACACACGAAGTGCATTAAAACCTATCGAGCAAATAGACATTgattggttgtaccacctgacacTTTGAATTGGGAATTAGGGTTTTTAGAAGCTTGTTTTGTCATTGACCCCATAACACTTTATGGCTTTAGATCACAGCtgaaagagagatagagagcTAAAGAGCAAGTGAGTGAGTAGCTGAAATATAAAGTGAGGGGAAGAAAAACACGGAAGACGAGAAGAGACAAATAAAGGCAGGTGGAAGAGAGATAACGTGTCTAGAAAGGCAGTTTCAAATATTGCGCATGCAGagggtttgtgttatattttccCTGGAGAGACAGAAACAGCACTTAAACTGGAATTGTACATTTTGACTGAGACGGTTTGATGACTGTTCACATTATACACACTGAAGATGCAGGTAAGACATTACATAAGATTTTTGTTACATATTTATGTCATAAAGtatcatttatataaatttgATTTTGTGCCAAATGCTTAACTGTttgtttatctctctctttgattatatttatttatatttagtttttaatcaaatATGGAGATTAGGACTTTTAAATGACAatgcttttcttctttttcaATAAACAAGCCTTGCACACAAGTGATTTGGACACTACTGtcactacaaagaacctttaTTGAAAGAGTGATTctttagatgttaaaggttcatTATGTACCATTTGTTCATCAATGGCATCGcaaggctttatttttaagagtggaATTTGTTTTGTAAGGTAGATTCAACTTTGAAAATACAGATCGAGACAAACTTTTTCAAACGTGGTTGGCGAGAGACAGGCCCTCAGGGTGATGTTAACCGTATCATCCCTCAACACCGTCTGTAACTTAAGGCATCTCCATATAAAGCAATTTGCTGTCACTGCATATTAATGATCGGCTTCTGTGTATAGTTTATTTTCACatcacatttattaaaacttagACAGGTCTACTGTCAAACCGAAATGGTTTCTGAATTGATTTACAGCCCTCCGCATGTGATGCAACAATGACTGCCACACAAACGGCCAAACGGCACTCTGTTagcattcaaaataaaacaatCCTATACAAATGGCAGaaaatatggatatggtttagTCGGGAGTTCAGTTAACTGTCCAAAAGCTAAAGAGACATAATATATAGTATGACATTAGCAAACATTTGTGTTAGATCTTTCTCAAAATACATTTGTTTATGATAAACAGGGTCAGTGACGTGTTTTCTCGAGTCACATTCAATCAGTTTTAGAGCATCACAGGTGTGCTATATAGGAAAACCTGACATAAAGGCATTTTCACAAATTAAGTGTATTGTAGTTACGCTGCCtgataattaataattttttttttaaattaattatccCTGCATGTTTCATATTCACTGACTCAATAATAATCCTAATATAATGCTTTTTAATACTTAAGGTAGTTGTTGTAACTTTTAGGTAGGGATGTGGAAAATGGTCATGCATTAATGTGTGCTTTATAGTTTactaataaacagccaatatgCTATATATGAAAGCTAATAGTTAACATGTTAAAAGTAAGATTAGGTCCCATATTAAAGTGTTACCGATAATATTAATTGGATTATTGCATTATGGGCATCACAACATTTAAACTCTTTCTGAATCAAATGTTAGCAAAGTGTTTTATGCAGActatttcacaagacttttttaagatgtaaaataaatctatggtgtctccagagtacgcatgtgaagttttaactcaaaatatcatgtagataatttattatagcatgttaaaattgacactttgtaggtgtgagcaaaaatgtgcgtcctttaaaatgcaaatctctgcactaaatggcagtgttgtggttggatagtgcagattaaggggcggtattatccccttctgacattacaggggagccaaatttcaatgacctattttttcacatgcttgcaaagaatggtttaccaaaactaagttactgggttaatctttttcacattttctatgttaatATAAGCACTGgcgacccaattatagcacttaaacttagaaaaagtaagattttcatgatatgtcctctttaaatttcagtaatgaTTTTacagggccctattttaactaTCAAAGTGCATGGCGCAAGTGCACTTacggcgtgtccgaatccacttttgctagtttaaagacaggaaaaatattttgtgtgcaTGGCGCACAGTCCAAAAGcgttgttcctattctcataGTAATCAtattttgggcgtaatgtgcaataaacaaTTGAGCGCGTTGTCGTCAcgtttataggtgcatattaatagcgcgctcattaaataacttaaaaaatattgcaccattgacttaagaccaggttttagttggtcaatggcaaataagttgcctcaaaatagcaacatgcCAACAAtacgcctgaacacaccttgttttcagaccagcacgcccatgggcgcacaaatatgtgcaaatgcatttgctattcaAATAACGTGGCCCTGGATATGAAAATGATAACTGCGTGGGGctaaaactagcaaaaaataCTTGCGTCACActttgcgccgggtgtatgataagGCCCATGATGTTTCATGTTAAGTAGGATGCCGAATTAATACTCACCAACCTATAGGCAGTAGACAGCAGGGTGTTGATGATCATTTGATCATTTATAACTCTCATCTAATGGCATTTGTGGAACGAACCTTAAATTAAAGTTTCTTTTTAGGCATCTCACAGACCtaattcataataaatgaaaCATTACCAAAGCATTAGAGGAAACCCTGACCTACTTCTGACAAATGCAAAATGCATGTGTAGTAAATGATGTAAAAGTTTTTGACACATAGAGAGATCTACAGGAAAAAACAGCAGGTGATTTTGTGCTTTGGTGTCCAGCTGAGAtgctgtaaaaaaacaaaatgtgctTTCTATTTTAAAGCCTACATAATATTTCGCTAAACTACATCTAATGCACTGAAAGCTGGAGTTTCCCAGCTTAtctgtttgtttaaaaacactagAAGCAGTCATGGCTAATGTTTGAGCTCTGTTTCCTCAATTTGCCACATTGGATTGATAACGTACCTATTTTTCTATATGTATTCACAGATATCTCCACAGATAGTGTAAAATCAACAGTTCTCCATTCAGCATCATAAATGACATTGATTTTTTCTAAGCACAAGCGACTAAGGTGTGCACAATAGTTGAATTGTCAGATGGTTGCTAGGCAGAGCCGCCATCCCCAAGTGTCAAATGATATTCTGCTCCATTAATATGCCTCATTAAATCTGTGAAATTTTTGAAAGGCCTGAAGTCTCATTATCTGAGGCATTATTCACACAAATGGAGAGATAAGTTGAGGCGCTTAAGTTTAATACGCaggtttttttaaatgttagccCTCAgataaaaattatgtaataataGTGATTCTTGCTTTAATAtcaccatttaggtacaaaatGCTGCATAACGTTTGCAaattatgctcattttccagatcccctagagttaaatatttctttaccattttggaatccattcagccgatctccgggtctggcggtaccacttttagcacaatccattgaatctaattagaccattaagCATCGTGCgtttaaaaaatgaccaaagagtttcgatattttcctatttaaaacttgactcttctgtagttacatcgtgtaccaaGATTGACGGAAAAATTTAAAGTTATgatttttctaggcagatatggctaggaactatactctcattccggcgtaacAATCAAAGAGTTTGCTGCTGTACCATGGCGCAATGATAtcacgcagtgcccgaaaataggcccctgctattgaaagttaccaagggggaCTTTTCCGGGCACTTATCATTGCGCctcttgcagccatgttacagcagcaaagtccttgattattacaccagaatatGAGAGTATAGTTACCAGCATTGCATTTTTAATAACCCATGCCGTCACGTCTTGACATGGAAATATCTGATCTGTCCGCTTACATTGCGAACGCGAATGCATGTATTCGATATTCATATTTCCACATATGAATGAGGCCTGAAACCAATCGGAGAATATAGGAATATATGCACTTTTTTCCTGCTTACACGTCGTGGTTCATATACGATCTGTGCTACTTGAGAGAAAAAATATCGGAATTGAGTCTTTTGTCAAGACCTCGAAGCAGATATTAGGGAGATGGGCTTTCAAAAGGGTCTTCATGCCTTTAAAGGAAAGTTCACCCCAGAATAAAAGTTATGTCATTCATTACTCAtccaaaaaaaactttgttcatctttggaacacaattgtttttcttgtgttgctataattgcttctattgtttacctcatttgtaagttgctttggacaaaagcgtctgctaaatgacaaatgccgagttcagactgcacgattttagcccCGATTTTGACTCGCAGACAAATGCccgaaatcacaggcaaatcgatgcttgtgcacgcgagtgacaatcacacagtgtgaattatcAAAGACGCGTTCTGAGAAAATCGCCGACGAGTCACGACACCTGTGAGATATCTGGCATGCTAGATCTTGCACGTGTTACCTCACGTTATTTCCTTCACATCACTTCTCACGTGCGTTTGGTTGTGAGACGTAGTTTGCGGACCGGGACAAAGTTGTCGGCGATTCTTCCTACGGTAAAGTCATGCAATATGAAAACCCCTGTCGCCAatccatcatgcagtctgaaacagCAGCGACTGAACGCTACCCCAGATAATCATGCAGTGTGAAAACATCTGTGACTCGACTAGTTTGaaaatcatgcagtctgaactcggcataaatgtaaatgtaattgaaGACATTTTTGACCCCCATAGAAAGCAGTACAACATATggatatacatacatagatgcCCATCTTGACTTAGTATATAAACACATGCATGTGCTACTTTCATGACTACGCGTCAACTTTTGAGTATTCTCGTTGCTTTAAGATTTAACCActatattttactattttaacaATGTCATTACACACATTTATGAGTCTTGCATCATAAACCCCCTCGTTTTTACAGACTTGGAAACGTCCTTTTCTTTGGCTTTTTACAGGTTCTCATTGACTGCAGACAACAAGATTGACGTAGCAGCCTGTAGATATCTGTCCCTGGTAGAGACATGAAGACTGTTGCCAGGCTTCACTATTGGCCGATGTTTGTGTACCGAACCAAGCAAGAGCTTCAGTTGGGTTGATGGAGATGGTTAATGAGACAGTGACTTTGACTCCAGGGATCGGAGAGACGCTGGCTCCTCTCTGCACAAACTGCTACTGTGGGCTGCTAAACCAGACTTTAACGGTTATGTTTATGGTCAGCTTGGCCTTTGCCATCGTCGTGGGAAACGTGGTCACACTTACTGTTCTCATGCAGACGCGACATTCCCGAACACCACAGGGGTACCTCAAAGGTAACAGCAACAGGTTTAATGAACAGCGatttcagggtttcccgcaaaaaaatttgttagttaaggtggtagggttgggcgagGGGCcgggggcgtggcaatcaaaggggcggggcgtacgcgttatgataaaaattaaaatatttttatttaaaacactcaaatagaacttaattttgaagaaactatgacagaaaatgaacacatagattattaatgaattaaatgtttttacctctatcagtaatagctgcgtgatgaagtgaaactaaagggttaataaacacaaactaaagcagatgatGTAGAACATCTGGCGAATGATGATAAATAgagcaaaaattttaaaaactgatTAATTCTCacaattaattacattatcttaaaggagtgtaactactgtagcatgtaaataatgcatatTAATAACGTGAGCAGaacgctcaacaattatatcttatcaacaggcacgtgaaacctagctagcaggttgttcaaacaacaaaatcactggctagttatcctccagacagtgacgtttcggaccacgtctttctcatttcggccgtgtggcgtgCATGCCCGCTCGTGGTGTGAAGAGcatccgcgctattctccgagatgcacttgacggccttttttgcagcaaaattttttttttgaacgacctagttaaggcggtagggtttctcAGCTTAGGCGGGCTGCCTGAACggaaaagtgctgcgggaaaccctggatATAAATATGCTTATATGTATTTTCGTGGAGCTGTGTGTGTAAATGCTACTTCTCCTGCGGCACATATTGAGTgtctgcacaagagcgccctctggcttttgtaTGTGGCGGCATTTtactgtaattcattgagaagcatagcgaACATaattgcacgattaatcgtcccAGCCctaaaaatcataattggctTTGTTCTGGAGGGGCCCCCCAGGCCCCCAAAACGTTGCCTATGTTTACGTATGCAAGGAACACCTAGATAACGTTAttaaatttgtgaaaataagtaGTAGCCGACTGTGCTACAATTCAATGCActcaatttatttttacatttccaaatCAACTCTGATGTTATCCTctcctttaataaataaaaatacagtgaaATACAGTTATGTTTCAATGAAAATGATTTTGTAATAGAAGTCCAAGTAAGAGAAGTGTTAAGTTTGAACAGTaaaatgtatcatttaatttgataGCTTATCAAAAATTATTACAGGACTATTAAATGCAACCTCTATGTAACATTCTTTGTGTTTACGAAGAAGATAAATGAAacgaaaatgtaaaatttttggCATTTTGATTGTTCATTTACAGTACAATGACGTTATGGGGTCCTTAAACCACAAACTTTTGAAAAAGAGTTTCAAAGTGCATGTTTTTGAAAACAACACTTTGACGTCTATGTGTAAAAAAGTAAGAAAATCTTGTTATAAAGTTGACGTCATATGACGCGAGTATAACTAAAACAACAATGGCAGCCTGCAGGAATGTGTTTATGTTGCGCAAGATACTGAGTTAATACAAAACTACTTAATCCTGCTAAGTCTTGTAGAAGAATTCGTTTGTGAGCAGGCATGTGTTTCTTTATaaagtaacatcgccatctactggcatGGCCTGCATAAGGGGTGATTCACATACCCCGTCTTTTGCGCActcaagtttgttatttcaaatgtagctTATAATGGAAGTGACGCAGTCGTGCACGCGTTGCAACGCTCTAATTTTTTTCCCAGGTGCGTCCAGACCAGattgagttaaaaacatttcaactattcagaatgccgcaagcacaccgcaggtcatgtgacaacaACCTACGCGCCTAGCGTTTTCCACACGTTTTTAGGCGAGACATGTGAACGGACCCTAATATAGCGTTTTAAGGCGTTTACACAGATCCATGTGAACGTGGATCTTTTGGACAACGCTGTCATGTGTACATAGAAATTTAAACAAACGCAACAGTAAAACGTTCTGGTTTTTACTACATCTTTGTCATGTGCATGTATCCTTAGTCTGTTAAAACTGTGTTGCCCTAGGCAGTAGCTTTCCCTTGAAACATGCAAGGATAGAATCCTACAGTCATGTAGTTCTGTTTACATGGTGCAAATGTAGTTTTACCTCAAAAGAGACAATTAAGACCACTTTACAGATTGAAAGAGACTTAGATCTCACAAGATACAGATATAAAACATATTCTGTTGGAGGAAATAGTGGTGAGTGTTGAAATACTGAAGCGGTAATATTGTATGTTTGTCCTACAGTGTCCCTGGCCATCGCAGATATGATGGTTGGAGTTTTGGTGGTGCCATTTTCCGTATACACAGAGATCTCCCTCATGGTAACCAGAGCTCCACCAATGTGGTACCAGGATGTCTCCAAGGCGTCTTTGGGTGATGTATCAGGGCCTTGGCAACCCTGCATGCTGATCGGCCCACTTTTTGCTGGCTGCACTTTTGTATCCATCATCACCATTTTTTTGATGTCAGTAGAGCGTAGTGTGGCGATCCTGCGTCCATTGCATAAAGACGCACTCGTGACACACCGTCGCACCCTCTTCCTGACCCTTGTATCTTGGGCTGGTGGATTTTTACTGGCCGTTGCACCGCTCGTTTTGAGCAACAGCATCACACTGGAGTACAACGAATGCAGTCGCATGTGTAACTACGCACCTATACTTACTGACCTTCAGCTGCCTCCAGATGCCAACATTCTGCTGCTCTTTCCAGCATTTGACTTCACTTTACTTGGTGGCACGCTGGCCATCAACATCTTGTCCTTCTCCAGTATCCGCCGTTACTCCCGTAAACGCAAGCTCCTCTCTGAGGGAGGACTCGGGGCCGACTCGGGAACCGGCGGGTATCCGCACAGACCATCATTTTCCGACATCAAA is a window from the Misgurnus anguillicaudatus chromosome 21, ASM2758022v2, whole genome shotgun sequence genome containing:
- the LOC129452479 gene encoding trace amine-associated receptor 5 → MEMVNETVTLTPGIGETLAPLCTNCYCGLLNQTLTVMFMVSLAFAIVVGNVVTLTVLMQTRHSRTPQGYLKVSLAIADMMVGVLVVPFSVYTEISLMVTRAPPMWYQDVSKASLGDVSGPWQPCMLIGPLFAGCTFVSIITIFLMSVERSVAILRPLHKDALVTHRRTLFLTLVSWAGGFLLAVAPLVLSNSITLEYNECSRMCNYAPILTDLQLPPDANILLLFPAFDFTLLGGTLAINILSFSSIRRYSRKRKLLSEGGLGADSGTGGYPHRPSFSDIKAAKTIGILTFAFTASFSPIAVFVLGNVVGYTWCKFSFFAFWILTASSCCNVIIYSVRDQRFRKGLNLLFQRERSQAHTDKY